The candidate division KSB1 bacterium nucleotide sequence TCGTGAAAATGAAGGAGATTTTATAACCTCAGCAACTTTCATCACGCCGGAAAAAATTAATTTTATGGCTACTCATGGGCGGGGGCTAATTTGTGTGCCCATGTTGGAGGATAGATTAAAACAATTAAATTTAAAGCAAATGGTTAGTGGCATTAGCGATAAAATATGCAATTTTACCATCTCGGTAGATGCAAAAAATAACACTACAACCGGGATCTCAGTATTTGATAGGGCTGAAACGGTTCGAGTCCTAATCGATCGGAATACAGAACCGAAAGATTTATTGCGGCCTGGGCACATTTTCCCATTAATAGCTCATGAGGGGGGTGTGCTGCAACGAGCTGGCCATACGGAAGCTACTGTTGATTTAGCAAAATTAGCCGGAATTTATCCGGCAGGAATCCTTTGTGAAATTATGAACGAAGATGGTACAATGGCCAGGGTTCCGGAGTTGATTCAGATTGCTAAAAAATTTCAAATGAAAATCATAACAATCAAAGAGTTAATAGCCTATCGAAAAAGAAATGAAAAATTAATTAACCTTGTGGCCTCAGTAGATTTTCCTTCGCGTTTTGGTCATTTTAAATTGAATTTGTTTGAAAGCACAGTAGATCATTCACAACACTTAGCATTGGTAAAAGGAGACATCAATTCTCAGGAACAAGTCCTGGTAAGATTACATTCTCAATGTTTGACTGGAGATTTATTGCATTCACTTCGGTGTGATTGTGGTGAACAATTAGAGACTTCCCTCAAACTGATTAATGAAACAGGGAATGGTATTTTACTTTATATGTGCCAGGAAGGAAGAGGAATTGGATTGACCAATAAGATTAAGGCATATGCACTACAGGATTTGGGTAAAGATACCGTGGAAGCAAATGAAGTATTGGGTTTCGAAGCTGATTTAAGGGATTACGGAATTAGCGCTCAGATATTAAAAGAATTGGGAGTTCAAAAAATATTACTTCTAACAAACAATCCACAAAAAGTCGTGGGATTGAAAGAGCATGGTTTTGATGAGGTTAAACGTCGCCCTCTTGAAATCCAGCCAAATAACAATAATAAAAGATACCTGACCACTAAAAGAGATAAGCTGGGTCATCTCATTTTAGAAGATGTTTAGACCAGGGAGTTTATTATATTAACCTTCCGGAGGGTGAATGCTGCAACCTATTGAAGCACAATTAAACGCTAGTGGGAAAAAATTTGCTATTGTAATTTCCCGTTTTAATGAGTTTATTACTAGTAAACTTCTTGAAGGAGCAAAAGATTGTATCATACGTCATGGTTGTAATGAGGATGAAATCCAAACAATTTGGGTGCCGGGTTCTTTCGAAATTGCCCTAATCGCAAAGATGTTGGCGGAAACAAAAAAATATGATTCTATTATCTGTTTAGGCGCAGTGATCCGAGGGTCGACACCTCATTTTGATTATGTTGCCGGAGAAGTATCAAAAGGAATTGCTAGTGTGTCATTATCTACAAATTTACCTGTTATTTATGGTATTATTACGGCAGATTCGATTGAACAAGCAATTGAACGTGCAGGAACAAAAATGGGGAACAAAGGTTGGGATGCTGCATTAACTGCTATTGAAATGGCCAATCTTGCGGATATTATTAAAAAATAAATGAAAAGATTTTTATTATATACGTACAATTTTTTAGTTATTTTTACATTCACCTTTGGATTTTTTTCACAAATATTAGGACAAAGTAGGGAATGGCAATCTATAACAAACAAATCATCCATTGAAGATATAACGATCAAAGATAATCTATTAATCTGTGCCACTAATGGCGGGGTACTGATTTTTGATCGAAACACTGAAGAGTATGTCGGTTCATTTACCAACACGGAAAACCTTAGCCATAATCACGCCATCCAGGTTGAAATTGATGACAACAACAACTGGTGGTTTGGTCTGCAAAATGGCGATTTGAACAAATACAATATAAGTGAAAACAAATGGGAGCTTTTCAGAGATTTTGACAGATTATCCATTCATGACATGGAATTGCATGGAGATAGTCTGTTCATAGCCTTGAATATAGGTGTGAGTGTTTTTATACTCAGTAAACAAGAAGCTAAAGAGACCTATAAGAAAATGGGTAACATCCCCGTAGAAATTGACGCTTTTGACGCATTGATTGAATGGCCATTTATCTATGTGGCAACGGATTTTGGCGTCTCCGTCGCGGATTTAAGGCAAATAAATCTGAAAGCGCCACAAAGTTGGGATAACTTTACCATCTCAGACGGTTTGGCTTCAAATAAGATCAATGCATTAGAATCTTTTAATGGTGATATTTTTATTAGCACCGAAAGAGGTGTTCAAAAATTGAAAAACGGAGAAATTCAAACGGTTTACTCCTCAATTCTTAGCAGTGCAGTTGCAGCTTTTTCTAAAACTGAAAATGAATTGTACGCTGCAGTCAATAAATATGTTTATCAATATGATCCGGATTTGGACCGATGGGATCGCCAATTAACTTTAACCGACTTGATTACGACTTTCGTCGTCGATGAAAATGGCGATTTATGGTTGGGTGCTGAAAAGAAAGGCTTAATTAAATGGGAAAAAAATTTGGATGAATTAGATTTTTTTATTCCTGATGGTCCGGCAGGTAATAATTTCGCAGATTTGTTTTTTAATTCGGAAGGAAAATTATGGTGTGCTAGTGCTTCTCAATTTGGAAATGGCGTTTATGTTTTTGATGGTGAAAAATGGGCAAATTTCACTAAGTCGAGTGGTGACCTGCCAGGAAATGAATCAGTTACAGTAATAGAGGATCAAAACAAAAATATTTGGGTCGGAAGTTGGGGGAAAGGTGTGTTTAAATTTGGTTCTAATAATTCAATAGAAGTGTTTAACGAAACGGGTGGTCACTTATCCGGTATTCGAGAAAATTTGAGTTTTGTAGTTGTGAACGAAATGGCCATAGACCAGGAGGGTACCCTTTGGATGGGGAATTTTAATGCATTCAATGGAAATAAATTGGTAGCAGTTACAAAAGATGGTCAATGGATTAAATTTGGTTTTGAGGATGGAATATCATCTGCAAATCCTATATCAATTGCCATTGATCAGCTAAACCGTAAATGGGTAGGAACAGACGGGGGTGGTATTTATGTCTATGATGACAATCGAACGCCAATTGATAAATCAGATGATACAGTAGCCATCCTGGATGGATCTCTTGGATTGTCCTCAAACATTATAAAAGCAGTTGCCATAGATGAATTCAACGTGGTTTGGATTGCTACCAGTGAAGGCCTGGAGTATTATCAAAACGGAGTAGTTCGACAGCAGTTTGGTTTGATCACAAACGAAATTAATACAATTGCCATCGATCCTGTTGGAAATAAATGGGTAGGTACATCTTCCGGGTTTAGCATTCTGGGCCGGGATGATTTTCGCTGGACTCATTATACGACTGAAAACAGCCCGCTGGTTAGTTCAAATGTGGTGAGCTTTGCATTCAACAGAAAGACCGGAACATCTTTTATCGCCACATCAAATGGCCTTTCTATTTTTCAAACCCTATTTGTGGAACCATATGAAAAGTTGGAGCAATTGACTTTGTATCCAAATCCTGTAATGATCGGAGCTTTCGAAACCAATGTTATTGTGGATGGACTTTGCAGGAATTGCGATCTGAATATTTATACCGCAAGCGGATTTTTGGTTCGAAAATTGGTGACAGCGTCAAAAGGCGGCCGTGCAATTTGGGATGGCAGGAACAATGAAGGTGATTTAGTAGCCAGCGGCATTTATTTGGCAGTTGCGGTTGATCCTGACGGCATAGCAAAGAGTGGGAAAATTGCAGTAATCAATCAATAATACATTAAATGCTCAAAAAATTATTTATTAAGAATTTTGCACTCATTGAGGAATTAAATCT carries:
- a CDS encoding bifunctional 3,4-dihydroxy-2-butanone-4-phosphate synthase/GTP cyclohydrolase II — its product is MGSNGNGEHNFNTIEEAVNSFRKGEIIIVVDDENRENEGDFITSATFITPEKINFMATHGRGLICVPMLEDRLKQLNLKQMVSGISDKICNFTISVDAKNNTTTGISVFDRAETVRVLIDRNTEPKDLLRPGHIFPLIAHEGGVLQRAGHTEATVDLAKLAGIYPAGILCEIMNEDGTMARVPELIQIAKKFQMKIITIKELIAYRKRNEKLINLVASVDFPSRFGHFKLNLFESTVDHSQHLALVKGDINSQEQVLVRLHSQCLTGDLLHSLRCDCGEQLETSLKLINETGNGILLYMCQEGRGIGLTNKIKAYALQDLGKDTVEANEVLGFEADLRDYGISAQILKELGVQKILLLTNNPQKVVGLKEHGFDEVKRRPLEIQPNNNNKRYLTTKRDKLGHLILEDV
- a CDS encoding 6,7-dimethyl-8-ribityllumazine synthase, giving the protein MLQPIEAQLNASGKKFAIVISRFNEFITSKLLEGAKDCIIRHGCNEDEIQTIWVPGSFEIALIAKMLAETKKYDSIICLGAVIRGSTPHFDYVAGEVSKGIASVSLSTNLPVIYGIITADSIEQAIERAGTKMGNKGWDAALTAIEMANLADIIKK